One window from the genome of Cyclobacterium amurskyense encodes:
- a CDS encoding sialidase family protein translates to MKKIEIFNLNLLLGISLIISFYACGEKQDFPINEKIIFQQVYVPVIQGKTTTIAKLEIKTEQQEMLNGLEIELQGDIDFTSLSINLLLEDGTKESLQGTFNKEEKSWSLTEEKSLPTGKLAMNINVDLAENADLKGRFSLQVPMIEISGEKVQPSGQKENLAYRIGKSLRTEGDDGVAAFRIPGLATSTKGTLLAVYDVRHDDSSDLQGNIDVGLSRSEDGGNTWNPMQIIMDMGEWGNLPEDQNGIGDPSILVDPVNGDIYVVALWLHGKPGTAAWRSSEPGLTPDKTGQLMIVKSEDDGKTWTAPSNITQPMKDASWQLFFNGPGKGIAMKDGTLVFAAQYKDHDQIPHSTIIYSKDHGVSWQVGTGARSKTTEAQVVELSDGQLMLNMRDDRGGSRAVYTTVDMGNSWNEHSSNRGALVEPICMASLIRFNSEYLLFSNPASTEGRYNITVKASDDEGITWPEKYQVLLDDQKGWGYSCMTKINEGEIGILYESSQAHMTFQILPINEIISSE, encoded by the coding sequence ATGAAAAAAATTGAAATTTTTAACCTAAACCTTCTATTAGGAATCTCTCTGATAATCAGTTTTTATGCCTGTGGTGAAAAACAAGATTTTCCAATCAATGAAAAAATAATTTTTCAACAGGTATATGTTCCCGTAATTCAAGGCAAGACGACTACAATAGCCAAACTTGAAATTAAAACAGAACAGCAAGAAATGCTCAATGGCCTTGAAATAGAGTTACAAGGCGATATTGATTTTACGAGTTTATCAATAAATTTGCTGTTAGAGGATGGTACAAAAGAATCGCTTCAAGGAACATTTAATAAAGAAGAGAAATCTTGGAGCTTGACGGAGGAAAAAAGCCTGCCTACTGGAAAATTGGCCATGAATATTAATGTTGATCTAGCAGAAAATGCAGATCTAAAAGGTAGATTCAGTTTACAAGTTCCAATGATAGAAATCTCTGGTGAAAAAGTACAGCCTAGTGGTCAGAAAGAGAATTTAGCCTACAGAATAGGGAAATCGCTTCGTACTGAAGGTGATGATGGAGTGGCAGCCTTTCGAATTCCTGGACTTGCCACGAGTACAAAAGGTACCTTGCTGGCTGTTTATGATGTTAGACACGATGATTCCTCTGATTTGCAAGGAAATATAGATGTGGGCTTGAGTAGGAGTGAAGATGGAGGAAATACATGGAATCCTATGCAAATTATAATGGATATGGGTGAATGGGGAAATTTGCCTGAGGACCAAAATGGAATTGGAGATCCTTCTATTTTGGTAGATCCAGTCAATGGAGACATTTATGTGGTTGCGCTTTGGCTACATGGTAAGCCCGGAACGGCAGCTTGGAGAAGTTCAGAACCCGGATTGACACCAGATAAAACGGGTCAATTGATGATTGTGAAATCTGAGGACGATGGTAAGACCTGGACAGCCCCGTCCAATATTACCCAACCTATGAAGGATGCCTCATGGCAATTGTTCTTTAATGGGCCGGGAAAAGGAATAGCCATGAAAGATGGAACATTGGTCTTTGCTGCTCAATACAAAGACCATGATCAAATTCCGCACAGTACCATTATTTACAGTAAAGACCATGGTGTGTCATGGCAAGTGGGAACAGGAGCAAGGTCAAAAACTACTGAAGCCCAGGTCGTAGAGTTAAGTGATGGGCAATTAATGCTAAATATGAGAGATGATCGAGGTGGTTCTAGGGCGGTTTATACTACAGTGGATATGGGCAATTCCTGGAATGAACATTCATCTAACCGTGGCGCTTTAGTTGAACCAATTTGCATGGCTAGCTTAATCAGGTTCAATTCTGAATACCTGTTATTTTCTAACCCCGCATCGACTGAAGGTCGGTATAATATTACTGTGAAAGCAAGTGATGATGAGGGAATAACCTGGCCTGAGAAGTACCAAGTATTGCTAGATGACCAAAAAGGTTGGGGCTACAGTTGTATGACAAAAATAAATGAAGGTGAAATTGGGATATTATACGAAAGTAGTCAAGCTCATATGACTTTTCAAATTTTACCAATTAATGAAATAATTTCATCTGAATAG
- a CDS encoding cellulose synthase family protein: MLINLFLGIYGLAMCFILFYSFAQANLLWHFFKFKDNKIPLASMADKGLPFVTIQLPVFNEKYVVKRLIHAIAQMQYPAEKLEIQLLDDSTDETANLIKECLKAYPEVDFKYIHRENRVGFKAGALKEGLEKAKGELIAIFDADFIPDPDFLLKTVGHFTEENVGMVQSRWGHLNEDYSLFTRLQAFALDAHFMVEQMGRNSQKAFINFNGTGGIWRKSCILDAGNWQADTLTEDLDLSYRAQQRGWEFVYRPDVVSPAELPPVMSAIKSQQFRWTKGGAECAMKHLGHVLTGKFPMKVKIHAVAHLLNSTIFIAILLVSLSSIPVWWGFYQGLIPLEYFKFAAFFLFGFVIIAAVYFFANLNLKNFTIKSFFRFLWELPVFLAVSMGLSVHNAQAVWEGLTGKRSPFVRTPKYNLTDKEQNWISNTYNQLKIPPTAYLEAILALVFNAMVVFSLITGTYEMIAFHGMLAVGFTLVSITSFKSYLIKA, encoded by the coding sequence ATGTTGATTAATTTGTTTTTGGGGATATATGGCTTAGCCATGTGTTTTATTTTATTTTACAGTTTTGCACAAGCCAATTTATTATGGCACTTTTTTAAATTTAAAGACAATAAAATACCCTTGGCTTCAATGGCTGACAAAGGGCTTCCTTTTGTTACCATTCAGTTACCTGTGTTTAATGAAAAGTACGTAGTGAAAAGACTTATTCATGCCATTGCACAAATGCAATATCCCGCGGAAAAGCTCGAAATTCAGTTACTAGATGATAGTACAGATGAAACTGCGAATCTTATTAAAGAATGCTTGAAGGCTTATCCTGAAGTAGATTTTAAATACATACATAGGGAAAATAGAGTAGGCTTTAAGGCAGGTGCATTGAAAGAAGGGTTGGAGAAGGCGAAAGGAGAGCTTATAGCCATTTTTGATGCTGATTTTATTCCCGATCCTGACTTTTTATTAAAGACGGTCGGTCACTTTACGGAAGAAAATGTAGGGATGGTTCAATCCAGGTGGGGACATTTAAATGAGGATTATTCTCTTTTTACGCGACTTCAGGCTTTTGCTTTGGATGCCCATTTTATGGTGGAGCAAATGGGCAGAAATTCTCAAAAAGCTTTTATCAATTTCAATGGAACCGGAGGAATCTGGCGTAAAAGCTGCATACTTGATGCAGGCAATTGGCAGGCAGACACCCTCACTGAAGACCTTGACTTAAGTTACAGGGCCCAGCAAAGAGGTTGGGAGTTTGTATACCGACCAGATGTGGTTTCTCCTGCTGAGTTACCTCCGGTGATGTCAGCGATTAAATCCCAGCAATTTCGATGGACAAAAGGTGGAGCTGAATGTGCTATGAAGCATTTGGGCCATGTATTGACAGGGAAATTCCCGATGAAAGTGAAAATACATGCAGTCGCTCATTTATTGAATTCAACAATTTTTATAGCCATACTTTTGGTTAGCTTGTCAAGCATTCCTGTTTGGTGGGGATTTTATCAAGGGCTTATTCCACTTGAATATTTTAAATTTGCCGCCTTTTTCCTCTTTGGTTTTGTAATTATAGCAGCGGTTTATTTTTTCGCCAATCTTAATCTTAAAAATTTCACGATTAAGAGCTTCTTTAGGTTTTTATGGGAACTCCCTGTTTTTTTAGCCGTCTCTATGGGGCTCTCTGTGCACAATGCACAAGCCGTTTGGGAAGGTTTGACGGGTAAGAGGTCTCCATTTGTTCGCACACCGAAATACAATTTGACAGATAAAGAACAGAATTGGATAAGTAATACCTATAATCAACTGAAAATACCGCCCACAGCCTACCTGGAAGCTATCTTAGCATTGGTATTTAATGCCATGGTTGTTTTTTCACTTATTACAGGAACCTATGAAATGATAGCATTTCACGGTATGCTGGCTGTTGGATTTACCTTGGTAAGTATAACCTCATTCAAAAGTTATTTGATCAAAGCCTAA
- a CDS encoding sensor histidine kinase has product MTHTIKPRKITLLIHVLVWVFIAIVIFVVSPLSWKVDLPIEYWFKQGLTLFFLIVCFYLNMYVLVPKLLFKGKIWAFVGVGILITLLFLFIIIQFENFVNLPELMHNVFRPEKPYLPKPRNFSYDLFTVLLLLFGLGISTSVVVVEKWQIDVGLRRQMEQEKVTSELSYLKAQINPHFFFNTLNNIYSLTNIDVERAQKAILKLSRMMRYVLYETDKDTTYLSKELDFIRDYVDLMRLRLSDKVNLNLDIQENTEDIPIAPMLLLPFIENCFKHGVSAKLESKIEIFVRQKGKILELKTVNLKFPSNPKSKENMGSGIGLTNTKRRLDLIYGSKCQLIIDEDNPENEYRTQLKIDLG; this is encoded by the coding sequence ATGACACATACAATTAAGCCTAGAAAAATTACGCTTCTTATCCACGTTTTGGTCTGGGTATTTATTGCTATTGTAATTTTTGTAGTAAGCCCCCTTTCCTGGAAAGTGGATTTGCCAATAGAATATTGGTTTAAGCAAGGACTGACACTTTTCTTTCTCATAGTGTGCTTTTACCTGAATATGTATGTTTTGGTGCCAAAATTACTTTTTAAAGGTAAAATATGGGCTTTTGTGGGGGTAGGTATTTTGATTACCCTACTGTTTTTATTTATAATCATTCAGTTTGAAAACTTTGTCAATTTACCTGAATTGATGCATAATGTTTTTAGGCCTGAAAAACCGTATTTGCCCAAACCAAGAAACTTTAGCTACGATTTGTTTACAGTTCTCCTTTTGTTGTTTGGTTTAGGGATAAGTACTAGCGTAGTAGTGGTGGAGAAATGGCAAATTGATGTGGGGCTAAGGAGGCAAATGGAGCAAGAAAAAGTCACCTCCGAACTGTCTTACTTAAAAGCCCAAATCAATCCTCATTTCTTTTTTAACACTTTAAACAATATCTACTCGCTCACCAATATTGACGTAGAAAGGGCACAAAAAGCAATACTTAAATTGTCAAGGATGATGCGCTATGTGCTTTATGAAACCGATAAAGACACAACGTATCTGAGTAAAGAGCTTGATTTTATTAGGGATTATGTAGATTTAATGCGACTTAGATTGTCGGACAAGGTTAATTTGAATTTAGACATTCAGGAAAATACAGAAGACATACCTATTGCGCCAATGCTTTTATTACCTTTTATTGAAAATTGCTTTAAACATGGGGTAAGCGCAAAGTTGGAAAGTAAAATTGAAATCTTTGTACGCCAAAAAGGGAAAATTCTTGAACTTAAAACAGTAAATTTAAAGTTTCCATCTAACCCTAAAAGCAAGGAAAATATGGGAAGTGGAATAGGTCTTACAAATACCAAAAGGCGATTGGATTTGATTTATGGGAGTAAATGTCAGTTGATTATTGATGAGGACAATCCTGAAAATGAATACCGAACGCAATTAAAAATAGATTTGGGATGA
- a CDS encoding NAD(P)/FAD-dependent oxidoreductase, with protein MNGSHQIVIVGNGISGVTCARHIRKVDSQVKIILVSGETEHFFSRTALMYIYMGHMKYEHTKPYADDFWSKNRIDLKFGWVKNVDFSQRFLLFENGEKLSFEKLILATGSKPNKFGWPGQDLLGVQGLYSFQDLESMEQRTNVISRAVIVGGGLIGVEMAEMFASRKIPVTFLVRGKSFWDNVLPTDEAELVANHIMEHHIDLRLDTELLEIIDDGNGAVKAVKTSTGEIIPCEFVGLTAGVSPNIDFLKNTDLKTNRGIVVDKKFQTNIPEVYAIGDCVEFMEAPGPDRKNIEQVWYTGRMHGETLAFNLTHESPVEYKPGIWFNSAKFFDIEYQTYGFLPTSWGKDKWSFYWEDETRKIAIRLLFDAQDRLLATNVFGWRMRHAFFDKAIKEGWDSDKVIKLLAEASFNPEFFTNHHMEVVHKYNQDKGRNVQLSKKSMFHKIFGFNS; from the coding sequence ATGAATGGATCACATCAAATCGTTATTGTAGGAAATGGAATTTCAGGAGTTACCTGTGCACGACACATCAGAAAAGTAGACAGTCAGGTAAAAATCATCCTTGTTTCTGGAGAGACAGAACATTTTTTCTCTCGTACCGCCTTGATGTACATTTACATGGGGCATATGAAATATGAACACACGAAACCCTATGCAGATGATTTTTGGAGTAAAAATAGAATAGACCTAAAGTTTGGTTGGGTGAAAAATGTAGATTTTAGCCAACGCTTTTTATTGTTTGAGAATGGAGAAAAACTTTCATTTGAAAAATTGATTTTAGCTACCGGTTCTAAACCTAATAAGTTTGGTTGGCCCGGTCAGGATTTACTTGGAGTTCAAGGTTTGTACAGCTTTCAGGATTTGGAAAGCATGGAGCAACGTACAAATGTAATCTCACGAGCAGTGATCGTTGGTGGGGGTTTGATAGGAGTTGAAATGGCTGAAATGTTCGCATCCAGAAAGATCCCTGTCACTTTCTTAGTAAGAGGCAAAAGTTTTTGGGACAATGTTCTGCCTACAGATGAGGCGGAGTTGGTGGCCAATCACATAATGGAACATCATATAGATTTGAGATTGGATACCGAACTCTTAGAAATAATAGATGATGGAAATGGAGCTGTAAAAGCAGTCAAAACCTCTACAGGAGAAATCATTCCTTGTGAATTTGTTGGCCTAACTGCTGGAGTAAGTCCAAACATTGATTTTTTGAAGAATACCGATTTAAAAACCAATAGGGGTATAGTCGTTGATAAAAAATTTCAAACCAATATTCCCGAGGTGTATGCCATTGGCGATTGTGTTGAGTTTATGGAAGCTCCCGGTCCGGATAGGAAAAATATAGAACAAGTTTGGTATACAGGAAGGATGCACGGTGAGACATTGGCCTTTAATTTAACACATGAAAGCCCTGTCGAATACAAACCCGGCATTTGGTTTAACTCTGCCAAATTTTTTGACATAGAATACCAAACCTATGGGTTTTTACCTACTTCATGGGGTAAGGATAAATGGTCTTTCTACTGGGAAGACGAAACGAGAAAAATAGCCATTCGTTTGCTGTTTGATGCTCAGGATCGACTATTGGCTACCAATGTGTTTGGTTGGAGAATGAGGCATGCCTTTTTCGATAAGGCAATCAAAGAAGGATGGGACTCTGACAAGGTGATAAAACTTTTAGCTGAAGCAAGCTTCAACCCGGAATTTTTTACCAATCACCATATGGAAGTGGTTCATAAATACAACCAAGATAAGGGCCGAAATGTGCAGTTGTCTAAAAAGTCTATGTTTCATAAAATATTTGGTTTCAACTCATGA
- a CDS encoding PAS domain-containing sensor histidine kinase → MQDTELDFEEFFNLSPELLCVVGFDGHFKRVNTAFQNVLGYTEEELEKKPLSDFIHENDRESTHKIRENLKNGTPLNNFENRYLSKSGEVLWLSWTSKLVPGKKLIYGLARLVNPKKEMEAKRNELIKELTNTNEKLKQLTITISHDLRSPVNNLLAGFDLLDNERIKDTETVELVDLLRKSTLGLKTRLDDFLTSLKKEELLVVKVEPLLFENILTQSTNDIKSLIKNSNAKIITDFNEVPTIQFNKSYLESIFLNLISNSIKYTTPDVEPVIEIRSYLKAGITKLSIKDNGIGFDMNKVKQKIFGFDQKFHDNEESQGIGLYLVHKHVTALGGDIEVRSKPNKGTEFIVSFKNQL, encoded by the coding sequence TTGCAAGACACAGAATTAGATTTTGAAGAGTTTTTTAATTTATCCCCGGAATTGCTATGCGTCGTGGGGTTTGATGGACATTTTAAGAGAGTTAATACGGCATTTCAAAATGTTCTTGGCTATACTGAGGAGGAGTTAGAAAAGAAACCACTCAGCGATTTTATCCATGAGAATGATAGGGAATCTACCCACAAGATTAGGGAAAACTTAAAAAATGGCACTCCTTTAAATAATTTTGAAAACCGTTATTTGTCTAAATCTGGTGAGGTCTTATGGCTTTCTTGGACTTCAAAATTAGTACCTGGAAAAAAGTTAATTTATGGATTGGCGAGGCTTGTTAATCCAAAGAAAGAAATGGAAGCCAAGAGAAATGAGTTGATCAAAGAGCTCACGAATACAAATGAAAAACTAAAACAGCTTACAATCACAATATCACATGATCTGAGATCACCTGTAAATAATTTATTGGCAGGTTTTGATCTATTGGACAATGAAAGGATAAAAGACACAGAAACTGTTGAGTTGGTGGATTTACTTCGGAAATCTACACTTGGATTGAAAACCCGACTTGATGATTTTCTTACATCCTTAAAAAAGGAAGAGTTATTGGTTGTCAAAGTGGAGCCACTTTTGTTTGAGAATATTTTAACCCAATCCACAAATGATATAAAGTCCTTAATTAAGAACTCAAACGCTAAAATTATTACAGACTTTAACGAGGTGCCTACGATTCAATTTAATAAATCATACCTAGAGAGTATTTTTTTAAATTTGATTTCTAATTCTATCAAATATACTACGCCCGATGTTGAACCAGTAATTGAAATACGTTCGTATTTAAAAGCAGGTATTACCAAACTTTCTATTAAAGACAATGGTATTGGTTTTGATATGAATAAAGTGAAACAAAAAATATTTGGCTTTGATCAAAAGTTTCATGACAATGAAGAAAGTCAAGGCATAGGCTTGTATTTGGTTCACAAGCATGTTACAGCTCTTGGTGGCGATATTGAGGTTAGGAGTAAACCTAATAAAGGTACTGAGTTTATCGTTTCGTTTAAAAACCAGCTATAA
- a CDS encoding glycosyltransferase family 2 protein, whose translation MLIDVIIPAFNEASAIGKVIADIPDFVRNIIVVNNNSKDDTRQVSQAAGAIVLDEPQKGYGKACLKGLSYLDNMDFPPDIVVFLDADYSDYPEEMEIILEPILQKKMDMVIGSRAKGSRENGSMTVPQIFGNWLATKLMCQLFKAEFSDLGPFRAIRWDKLKALDMEDENYGWTIEMQIKAVKNGLKYTEVPVNYRKRIGVSKVSGTVKGVFGAGYKILYTIWKYR comes from the coding sequence ATGTTAATAGATGTAATTATTCCAGCTTTCAATGAGGCCAGTGCTATTGGGAAAGTGATCGCAGATATTCCTGATTTTGTTAGAAATATAATAGTGGTAAATAACAATTCCAAAGATGATACCCGGCAGGTGAGCCAGGCAGCAGGAGCCATCGTTCTGGATGAACCGCAAAAAGGCTATGGGAAAGCCTGCCTTAAGGGCTTGTCTTATTTAGACAATATGGATTTCCCTCCGGATATAGTTGTTTTTTTGGATGCGGATTATAGTGACTACCCTGAAGAAATGGAAATAATTCTCGAACCGATCCTTCAGAAAAAAATGGATATGGTCATTGGGTCTAGAGCCAAAGGAAGTAGAGAAAATGGTTCAATGACGGTACCACAAATTTTCGGCAATTGGTTGGCTACAAAGTTAATGTGTCAATTGTTTAAGGCTGAATTTTCCGATTTGGGGCCATTTCGAGCCATTCGCTGGGATAAATTGAAAGCCTTAGATATGGAGGATGAAAATTACGGTTGGACCATAGAAATGCAAATTAAGGCAGTTAAAAATGGGCTTAAATATACGGAAGTACCAGTGAATTATAGAAAAAGAATCGGGGTATCTAAAGTCAGTGGAACAGTGAAAGGAGTTTTTGGAGCTGGGTATAAAATTCTTTACACCATATGGAAGTACAGGTAA
- the msrA gene encoding peptide-methionine (S)-S-oxide reductase MsrA produces the protein MNFPFKSILVAFGLLLVAVTSCNGSEKSSEDTETVNTASYKGNTEKATFAGGCFWCIESPFEHIDGILSVVSGYAGGKEKNPTYKQVSSGKTSHKEAVQVTFDPDVISYSEIIDIFWQQYDPTDEGGSFYDRGSQYQSAIFYHDNKQKKVAESLKEQLDNSGVFDKPIVTPIVKFTNFYPAEEYHQDYYKKEPGPYKSYRVGSGRDRFISEHWEVPNPSKYPKPSKKELKEKLTTLQYQVTMENATERSFDNLYNGNKEAGIYVCIVSGAPLFSSSDKYESGSGWPSFSKPLDARYLEKPTDRGHGMVRVEVRSKFGDSHLGHVFNDGPEPTGLRYCMNSAAMKFIPKDEMESAGYGQFLWKIK, from the coding sequence ATGAATTTTCCATTTAAATCAATTTTAGTAGCATTTGGGCTACTCTTAGTAGCTGTTACTTCCTGTAATGGCTCAGAGAAATCGTCTGAAGATACTGAAACAGTAAATACAGCTTCCTATAAAGGGAACACCGAAAAAGCCACCTTTGCAGGGGGATGTTTTTGGTGTATAGAATCCCCTTTTGAGCATATTGACGGCATTCTATCGGTAGTTTCCGGTTATGCTGGAGGTAAAGAGAAAAACCCTACCTACAAGCAGGTGTCCTCAGGGAAAACCAGCCATAAAGAAGCAGTGCAGGTTACTTTTGATCCTGATGTAATAAGTTACAGCGAAATTATTGATATTTTCTGGCAACAATATGACCCCACAGATGAGGGAGGGAGTTTTTATGATAGAGGAAGTCAGTATCAATCTGCGATCTTTTATCATGACAATAAACAAAAAAAAGTAGCAGAATCACTTAAAGAACAACTTGACAATTCAGGAGTTTTTGATAAACCTATCGTCACTCCAATAGTCAAGTTTACCAACTTCTATCCTGCTGAAGAATACCATCAGGATTATTATAAGAAAGAACCAGGCCCATACAAATCCTATAGGGTAGGATCTGGCAGAGACAGGTTCATAAGTGAGCACTGGGAAGTTCCAAACCCAAGCAAATACCCAAAGCCTTCTAAAAAGGAACTTAAAGAAAAACTAACCACATTGCAGTACCAAGTAACTATGGAAAATGCGACGGAACGTTCATTTGATAATCTTTACAATGGGAACAAAGAGGCTGGAATATACGTGTGTATTGTTTCTGGAGCTCCTTTATTCAGCTCAAGTGACAAATATGAATCTGGCTCCGGATGGCCAAGTTTTTCTAAACCTTTAGACGCAAGATATCTGGAAAAACCTACAGATAGAGGCCATGGTATGGTAAGAGTAGAGGTAAGAAGCAAGTTTGGAGATTCCCACCTTGGTCATGTTTTCAACGATGGTCCCGAGCCTACAGGCTTAAGGTATTGTATGAATTCTGCCGCAATGAAATTTATACCGAAAGATGAAATGGAATCTGCTGGTTATGGGCAATTCCTATGGAAAATAAAATAG
- a CDS encoding 4Fe-4S binding protein, with the protein MKSLQKIGVVLTIIGLVIFTVLPFIGNYRLDEVTTIAVTKDIHSEAMVEILSPMFGKVYSSNTSFISSFKEYFNTYNEALKDNQEWDKVIWDNYAFPITKAASIGPVVDNPLLYLSLSIGLTILGGLLYILPLYRDEPAGIKNDGIFFSSMMARGWLGMITGTYLILFYIVLYWFPEYITNLVLMVDPISHFLSGGPASQWFLYGFIYSFAILVMGLRMFRKYKGNNYQLIRTTSVMFFQLSFAFILPEILVLFNKPWHDFKNIWPLDYSFFYEYRLDGMINSGALGMFMLILGILLIVVGVPLFTYLYGKRWYCSWVCGCGGLAETLGDPYRQLSDKSVKSWKIERYLIHSVLVFAVVMTGLTITNYFMSFELLGQATDQLHSIYGFAIGSLFAGVVGTGFYPFMGNRVWCRFGCPLAAYLGLVQRFKSRFRITTNGGQCISCGNCSTYCEMGIDVRWYAQRGQNIVRSSCVGCGVCSAVCPRGVLKLENGKEEGRINDMPIIIGNDSVKAKI; encoded by the coding sequence ATGAAAAGTCTTCAAAAAATTGGAGTAGTGCTTACTATAATTGGATTGGTAATTTTTACCGTACTTCCTTTTATAGGAAATTATCGGTTGGATGAAGTAACTACCATAGCAGTAACAAAAGATATTCATTCTGAAGCAATGGTAGAAATACTTAGCCCTATGTTTGGTAAAGTATATTCTTCCAACACTTCCTTTATTTCTTCATTTAAGGAATATTTTAATACCTACAATGAGGCTTTGAAAGACAATCAGGAGTGGGATAAAGTAATTTGGGATAATTATGCCTTTCCAATCACCAAAGCGGCTTCAATAGGGCCTGTAGTAGATAACCCTTTGTTGTATTTATCATTATCTATAGGCTTAACGATTTTAGGAGGTCTTTTGTATATATTGCCTTTATATAGAGATGAGCCTGCCGGTATCAAGAATGATGGTATATTTTTCTCCTCCATGATGGCCAGAGGATGGTTAGGAATGATTACGGGTACTTACCTGATTCTTTTTTATATTGTTCTATATTGGTTTCCTGAATACATTACAAATTTGGTTTTAATGGTGGATCCTATAAGTCATTTTTTATCCGGAGGGCCTGCTAGCCAATGGTTTTTATATGGCTTTATCTATTCATTTGCTATTTTGGTGATGGGTCTTAGAATGTTCAGAAAATACAAAGGGAATAATTACCAACTGATTCGAACTACCTCAGTTATGTTTTTCCAGTTGTCATTTGCCTTTATTCTACCGGAAATATTGGTATTATTCAATAAACCTTGGCATGATTTTAAAAATATTTGGCCATTGGATTATTCTTTTTTCTATGAATACCGTTTGGATGGAATGATCAACTCAGGTGCTTTGGGTATGTTTATGCTTATTCTCGGCATACTTTTAATAGTTGTAGGTGTTCCATTATTTACCTATTTATATGGCAAGAGGTGGTATTGTAGCTGGGTGTGTGGATGTGGTGGCCTGGCAGAAACTTTGGGTGACCCTTATCGTCAATTGTCTGATAAATCTGTAAAATCTTGGAAAATAGAGCGGTACCTAATTCATTCTGTACTCGTTTTCGCTGTGGTGATGACAGGACTGACCATTACAAATTATTTCATGAGTTTTGAGCTATTGGGGCAGGCAACAGATCAATTGCATTCCATTTATGGGTTTGCAATAGGTTCTCTATTTGCAGGTGTGGTTGGAACTGGATTTTATCCTTTTATGGGGAACCGGGTGTGGTGTAGATTTGGTTGTCCTTTGGCAGCTTACTTAGGATTGGTGCAAAGGTTTAAATCGAGGTTTAGGATTACTACCAATGGTGGCCAGTGTATATCTTGTGGCAATTGCTCTACCTATTGCGAAATGGGCATTGATGTTAGATGGTATGCGCAAAGAGGCCAAAACATTGTCCGATCTTCCTGTGTAGGTTGTGGGGTTTGTTCAGCAGTTTGCCCTCGTGGAGTATTGAAGTTGGAAAATGGTAAAGAAGAGGGGAGAATCAATGACATGCCGATTATTATAGGCAATGATTCAGTTAAAGCAAAAATTTAG
- a CDS encoding LytR/AlgR family response regulator transcription factor, with product MKIKCVVVDDEPLALELVCNFVKKTGFLILEEKFDSALDALSYINANQVDLMFLDIQMSDLTGMELARVLEGRKGKQSPKIIFTTAYNQFAIEGYKVDALDYLLKPFGYEEFLNASQKALKYFEKQTATNHSTAEDYIFLKVEYQLVKVMLKDIVLVEGYKDYVKVHLVDKNSPILSLTTLKNMEELLPEGQFMRVHRSFIISLDQIVSISKSTVNMGIMNISVSEGYKENFLQFINKWIN from the coding sequence ATGAAAATCAAATGTGTTGTAGTAGATGATGAGCCTTTGGCCTTGGAGTTGGTATGCAACTTTGTAAAAAAAACAGGTTTTTTGATTCTAGAGGAGAAATTTGACAGTGCTTTGGACGCCTTATCCTATATCAATGCCAATCAAGTTGATTTGATGTTCTTAGATATTCAAATGTCCGACTTGACTGGGATGGAATTGGCCAGGGTGCTTGAAGGAAGAAAAGGGAAACAGTCGCCCAAAATTATATTCACTACTGCCTACAACCAATTCGCGATTGAAGGGTATAAGGTCGATGCATTGGATTATCTGCTAAAGCCTTTTGGGTATGAAGAGTTCCTAAATGCTAGTCAAAAAGCCTTAAAGTACTTTGAAAAACAAACCGCTACCAACCATTCAACTGCGGAAGATTATATTTTTCTTAAAGTGGAATACCAACTAGTCAAAGTGATGCTGAAAGACATTGTTTTGGTAGAGGGCTATAAAGATTATGTTAAAGTCCATTTGGTAGATAAAAATTCGCCAATACTTTCCCTGACAACATTGAAAAACATGGAGGAATTACTTCCTGAGGGGCAGTTTATGCGGGTTCACAGATCTTTTATCATCTCCCTTGATCAAATTGTAAGTATTAGTAAAAGTACGGTGAATATGGGGATTATGAATATAAGTGTGAGTGAAGGCTATAAAGAGAATTTTTTGCAGTTCATCAATAAATGGATCAACTGA